From Butyricimonas paravirosa, one genomic window encodes:
- the hisG gene encoding ATP phosphoribosyltransferase — translation MVKLKVAIQKSGRLNEDTLELLKECGICINNGKDQLMAQASNFPLEVLYLRNSDIPHYVEDGIVDVAIIGENTVIEKRANVLNLLDLGFSGCRVSIAIPKSEEFTGLDWLQGKRIATSYPNTLNDFLVQNKIQAETHVITGSVEIAPGIGLADAICDIVSSGSTLFKNGLTEVYTLFKSTAVLVANPKLDEEKLQLVKQLIFRMKAVLAAKCNKYILLNAPEEKLQEICDILPGVKSPTIMPLEMKGWFSLHSVVNENKFWESIGALKAAGAEGILVVPIEKMIE, via the coding sequence ATGGTGAAATTAAAAGTCGCGATTCAAAAATCAGGTCGATTGAACGAGGACACGCTCGAATTGTTGAAAGAGTGTGGGATTTGTATTAATAACGGGAAAGATCAGTTAATGGCACAAGCCTCTAATTTTCCGTTGGAGGTGTTGTATTTACGAAATTCGGATATTCCTCATTACGTGGAGGATGGAATTGTTGACGTGGCGATTATCGGGGAGAATACGGTGATCGAGAAAAGGGCAAATGTATTGAATTTGTTGGATTTAGGTTTTTCGGGTTGCCGGGTTTCTATTGCTATTCCTAAATCGGAGGAATTTACCGGGTTAGATTGGTTGCAGGGAAAACGGATTGCTACTTCCTATCCCAACACGTTGAATGATTTTTTAGTACAAAATAAGATTCAGGCAGAGACGCACGTGATCACGGGGTCGGTGGAGATCGCTCCCGGTATCGGATTAGCTGATGCGATTTGTGACATCGTGAGTTCCGGGAGTACACTTTTTAAGAACGGGTTGACGGAGGTCTACACGTTGTTTAAGTCTACGGCTGTTTTAGTGGCTAACCCAAAGTTGGATGAAGAGAAACTACAGTTGGTGAAACAATTGATATTCAGAATGAAGGCGGTATTGGCAGCCAAGTGTAACAAGTATATCCTGTTGAATGCTCCCGAAGAGAAATTGCAAGAGATTTGCGATATACTTCCGGGAGTGAAAAGCCCGACAATTATGCCGTTGGAAATGAAAGGATGGTTTTCTCTACATTCGGTGGTGAACGAGAATAAGTTTTGGGAGTCTATCGGGGCGTTGAAAGCGGCGGGTGCGGAAGGGATTTTGGTGGTACCCATTGAAAAGATGATAGAGTGA